ACTCGCGGGTAACTCAGTCTTTATTCCCATTCTCCCTCCCTCACCACGCTCGTTACTTGCTGCATTGCACTGTGTCATAACAGAAACACAGAATAGAAAGAAGAGTTCTAGAGTGTTGTATCGTGGTGCGTTTCGCATTGCTCAATTTcacactcttcttcttcctttcatcAATTTTGAACTTCAACACAAACTCTGAATCATCCTCTTGCTAGTTGCAGTTACAGATCGTTGTTGCAGTTTCTCTCGTCGCTGCGAAAATGTTCTACTCTCACCAGCTTCTTGCAAGAAAAGCACCACTCGGCCAAATCTGGTACTCAATTCTCAATTTCACTCTGTTTTCAACTCGTGAAGTTCTCATCACAATGTGCATTTCACTTTCAACTAGTTTGATTTCAAATTCCGGTCACTATTCACTGTGTGTGACTCTGTTTCTGCAAAATAAACGTGATGAAGAAAGAACGagagtgtgtgtgtgagagagagagagctagTCTCTGACTCTCTGTAGTTACAATTTGGAAATCGGAAATCGGAGTTTCAATTGTTGAGTGATTTGATGAACTGATGATACTACAGTGTTTGAATCGTTGTGTTTGTTAGTTGTTACGAACGTTTTTCTCGTTTTCGTTTTCGTTCTCATTTGAACCCTATAATCGGTGATGATTCTGGAAATTTCACTTGATTTTGTAATTGATTTGACTCTGTGTTTGATGAAGGATGGCTGCGACTATGCACGCTAAGTTAAACCGAAGGAAGCTAGATAAGCTCAATatcatcaagatctggtaaCGATTGGTTACTTTTATTGCACATTGTTCTTCTTCTGGTGTCGAGTTATGTGTAACTGAACTCGTTTTGTACTGCTTTTTGCTTGTTTACAGTGAAGAGATTCTGAATCCATCGATTCCTATGGCTCTTAGGCTTTCTGGAATTCTCATGGGTATACACATTCTCTCTTTAGAGTCTTCATTGTCTCCAAAATCTCAGTTAACAGTTAGAATATCTCTGTGCCTCTGTTTATTCGTTGTTGTTGTGTTTTCATCAGGAGGAGTGGTAATTGTCTATGAGAGGAAAGTGAAGCTCCTATATGGTAATTTTCTGATCCTTTTTTTAATGCCATGCAAGTTCTCTTTCAGTGCATAACAGTTTTGAAGAGAGTTTCTGAAAtctcattttcctttttttgttgttgttaattTTGCCTTTCTTCTCACAGATGATGTTACGCGTTTTCTGGTATGAATTTGAACTTCCATATTGAGTGTGATATGTTTATTTATCATTTGATTTCAATTTTCTGTGAAATGATATCAATTTGATTGTGTTAAGGTTGAGATAAACGAAGCCTGGAAGGTAAAGACACTCCCAGTCCCAGATCCtaatatgctccccaaaggAAAATCTCAAGCCAAGTTAGTCATAATTGTGCCAATTAGTTTTGTTTTCCATTTTAGCTTGTTATCAGTTATTGTATGGATGAGATTATATTCTGCTTTTCAGATAATACATTGTTAAAAATCAGTATGGAAGAATAGGAATTTCCTGTTGTTTTCTGCATTTGATAATTTAATTGATAATGATTCCAATCTGTTCTGTGTTTAACCTTTTATTTTTCTCCCCTTTTTTGATAGGAAAGAGGCAATCACTCTGCCAGAGAACCAAGAGATAAATGTGGGAGAAATTGAACAGTCCCTTAATTATTCCAACACAGCCACTGGAATGGCGTTTCAACATTCCGCATATTTTACCATGGTGTGTAACAGGTCTCACTGCATTGTACAGAAAATGGATGTAGCAAGTCATGTTGAACAAGTTGTACCATTTAAGTTTTGTCATTTAGAAACTATAGATGGAAGCTTATCTATATAGAAGTGGAAAGGAATTGAAACAAATCAATCAGTAAATTTAGTTGCGACTTGCTATCATAGAAATACCTTTTGGTCATGATCAAAATGGTTAATTGCATTGATTACATATTGATCTAGTACAGAATTTAAGGTGTTTCGTGATTTACCTAGTTACCTAACCATCAGCAGATTTAAGGCAGTGGTGGATCATATTAACCTCCTTGTCTTATAAGGGAGGCTGCTATTGTATTTTGAGCTTATCTACGTTTCTCTATCTGTTGTAGCGACTTGATACCGTGGATGTGGATGAACCCTACACTGGTAATGGAGCAAGAGAGGATGAAGACCCATCTGGACATCTCCATCAAGGTTTTCATACCTGAATTTGCTAAACATATACATGTGTGCATTCTAAGTGTCCCTTTGCTGACTCTTATCATTTTCAGCTGCTGCGGAGAATATTACATTATTTGAACGTTTTGAATCATTCCAAGCTAATGAGGAACTATACAATCGATTCGAGAGGTTTTTTGCTTTTATCACCCTTTTACATATTTGTGTTCTTTCTAGCAACAGTTCATTagtcattttaaatttaaagttTTGTACTATGTTTGTCAGATGTTGATATAAATATTTCCATTGTCTCATAGATCAACCAACCACAAATTCTTTTAGCTCATTCTTCGAACTCAaggatttagtttattattaacaTCTTGTTTCTCATTGTGAATGTTGTGGAAGGTTTGATATTGAAGGAGATGAGGAAACGCGGCTAAATGCAACTTCAGGAGATTACACTCAAATTCCAACAACGCTTATACCCTCCCCACCTCATCAAGATGACCCAAAGAGAGGTAAAGAGAATATGAATCACTTAACTGCTGTAAACACTAGGATTTTAGATAAAGCAGTTTTTTAAGAGCAGGAAAAACACtcgtttttttctctctttctgatAAAACAGTTCATCTGAATGATTTCTGTTCTGTGACTGCTGTCACTGATTTTCCAAGTTAGACTCTGCCTCGACattgttaatcaataaattGATGCTTACAATCACTAAATATTGTCAACATAAACAAGAAAAAAGAGAGTAAACTACTTGCTGACATAGAACTACTCTGCAGATGATATAATTCAGGACCAAGATCAAGAACATCCAGTAATTCAGCAAAATGAAGAAAAGGAAGTTAAAAAGGTACCATAATTGTTTAGCAGTACAATGAGCATAAAGGAAAATGACCAAACTTAGAAGTGCAATGCAACAGGAACCTAGAAGGCGAGGGCCAGCTAAAAGGAAAAGAGGACAACCAGAGGCAAACACAATGGATTATGAGCACACCATAATTCCTGTTCATTTATACCAGCACTGGCTTCAAAATGCTTCTGATATTGTCACCCgaagaggaagaaagaaaaaggttTTTACTTGATACTCATCATGCATCTAGCAGTTCATATATTTTAAATGAGATGCAtataagaaaatgagaataCGAGTTTGTCTTCGTTTATACCATTCCTATCCAATGTAGGAATTCATCCCTCATTTAATTTCCCAGCACCAGACTAGATGTTTTTTCAATTAAAGCTTCTAAGTGGTATTTTGTGAACAAATGATTTTTTATGGAAAGGTGAATGGATAGCATAATGtcataaaaataagaaaagaaaagggaatGAAAATTGCTTCTATATACTCACACGATACAATACTGCTTGTCTCTGTCGTAGCGAACTGATATCATGGCTTCAACAAAGGTAGCTGACCtcatgaagattccacccgttGTGCTAATTTGTAATTTATTTACGCCTGAAAATAAAGATATATATTATCCAGCACCTCTTATTGACTTATGGGTTAAGAGCACTGAACCACCCCATGATTCTCCTTCAGGTCAGTATAGAGTTTCTCTTCTATTTGGGGGGATTTAAAATAGTATTAATCAACAAGGTTGAGCCGAAGGTAACAAACATCATAATTTTATGCAGAAAGGGTTTCAGCTCACCATCCTCCAGAGCCATCATTTTCATCACCTCCGGCAAGGCATAATGAAGATTTCGTGGTATATGTCAGTTTCAACCATCAATCTTTTAGATCAATTTTCCTTATTTAAGGAGATAATGTGACTTATTTGTGATTAAATGTCCATATGTGAAGCCGTTTGAAGATTTTGACAATAGGCTAGACAGCCAGTTTCTGGTACCTCCAATAGAGAAGCTGCGGAACAATGAGCAAGATACTGAAATTCTCATGGACGAACTCCGGGCTAACCTTGGTCACGGCTTGAGAGTGCCTGAAACTACTCCCCATGTCTCGTCAGGGAAATCTGGTATTGGATCTTTTCACTTTTCTAAAACAATTGCTGAAGTGTAAGACTATGAGTAAGAGAGACATAATTGTTACTTCAAATGAAATTCTAGCAGGAGTCAGCGTGCATTCCTTTCTAGGATCAGTATCTGAACATGGTCTTTCCTCGCATTCTGGCGCTGATAAAGGAAGGTATGCAAAAAGCTACCTCTTAATGAATCAGTTAAATGACAAACAGAAACCATGTAAACTGCTAGTTgaggtttcaactttcaaggaATGACATAAAAAATTTGTTCTTGTTAAACAATTTGTGGTTGACTGATGCTTCAGAAATATTAACAGATTCACAAAGAAAAGACGTTCATCATCTGGAAACAGCAGTGTTGGCCTTGAGCCAGTGGCTGAGAATGCAAATTTCAAGTTAGCTAGGCTGTCTGAAGTAGGTGATCCTACACCTGATCAAGGTATTATTACTTATTAAGGTTCTATAATAATGGAAAAATCCTAGCTGCAGTGGTATGCACTAATCTTTATCCCCTTAGCACATACATTATACATATGTTTGACCTCATAAGTTTCTTTCAGAACTACTTGTGGAAACAGGACCAACGCAAAAAACACAAGTAAACATCAATCATCCTAATGACAAGATAGCTGACTCAATCCAAGCGTAAGCATCTCTTTGAGAAATTTATTTACCTTCATTTTAATGGAAAACTTTGGTAATAATCATGCGCACTTCTTGCATTTGAATGTAAACAGGCAGATGAGAGCACATTTCAGCACACCTGGAGCTCCTCAAGTCGAATCCCTTGATATTCTAGCTGCTGGAATGACCAGGAAATCAGCAGCCCTCTTTTTCTATCAAACTTGTGGTAATTATTCATAGTCCTCTGATTTACCTTTTATATTCATCTTTTAATAACTAATAAACAGATCATAACATCCCAACCCAAGGTCCATCATCTGTTTTAAGTTTAACTCTGTTGTGCACAGTGCTTGCTACCCGTGGTGCCCTGAAAGTTGTGCAAAAGGAGCCCTATGCGGAGATTCTGATCTCTAGAGGATCAAAAATGTGATGAAGGTTTGGTTTTCTCCTCATACATGTTTCTGAAAATTTGCATCCTCTCATTTGAAGTCTTGAATGTAAAGAGCATTATGTAGCTTCTTTCCTTTAACAGCAGGTGGCATTGATGTTTAATTTAGGAAACCATAGCATCCCTCTCCCCCCATATGCAGTCATGAGTTGCAACATACTCCTTCTATATATACCTaacttgtcttttttttttccgcaTCATTATCATTATACATGTCTAGATTATGCAAATAGCAACTGCTAGGGTTTAAAATGTAATCAGAACTTTTCTTCTTTCCAGACAATTTGGAATATTGTTATGCATAttgaaatttcaattttcaagttCTTCATCCTCTCCCAGATCTTTAATTTCATTGATTGTGAATGATTTCAATAGTAATCAAATCAAATCGAATATAAAAATACATGTATTCGATTTTTTTGTGAACATTTCAAGTATTGATGAAGTTAATAGAAATTTAGCTTGATGGATTATAAATATCTTATTATATTCGCTATTGCTTGAATAATTTAAGTTCTTTGACACCTTGGTGTCAGTTCATCCCTTCTCTTTtaggtatatttttttgttacatctcTTAAGTATTTGTTAAAACAATTCCGTCAAAAAAAAAGTCTTTGTTAAAACAATTAAAGAAAGTAATATTTAGAAACTTAAATACGTGTtacataataaaaaaacaatatacaATCATATATTGATCCTGCACAACCAAAATATATTGATCCTGTAGATAAAACCTAGCACGTGATtctaattagtaattactatATTTGGAATGATTTCCCACTTCCTACGCAATCACTAAAATTTGAGTCATCGACAGCAAACTCGTGCTGTTTTAGTAAGATAGCAAACTcattaaaacattaaaaaagtACTAGTttcattattttcatttaaaaaatgcatacgtttttaaatttatttaattaatgttTAAATATTCAATTAATATTAAACATGatagtatttttttctttacatttACATTCGGAAGACTAAACAAACAAGACGCAAACTAGACATCTTGGCACGACAACGCAATCACAttagaaggtggaaatctaaAAATTCGAGGAGGAGACCCTGCCATCATTGTATAATGAGTCAGAGCATCAGCTAACGTATAACGAGTTTTAGGAATTACTGAAAGTGACAGCTTCCACTCCCATCCCAACATAGCTCTAACATGAAGAATATAGTCTCGGTCTCATAATGTACTTACATCTATATCGTTAGTAAGGACGTGAACAACATCATCCAATCAAGGAAGCACAAAACCTCCTTATAGCTGAAATCTGATACATGATGCAACCCATTCTCAACAGCTAAAAGCTCTGCAAGAAACACATTACCATGCACACTACTACTTGAGCTACCTGAGAGCCAATTGCATCTCAAATCACGAACAATCACCCCTATCCCCATGCGGTTCAAGTTCATGCTGCTCCAACTTTCATCCACAAAAAGAAGAGCCATGCCACTCGAGCCATCAACAATGTTTCTTGCCCTGTTCGTCGTCGGTGGAGCCCCCGGGTTCATCGCGATCACCGCATTTGCATCCTTAGGTTGCACAGAAGCTGGGTGCATTAGATCGTGCTGCAATGGGTTCTTAGCAGCAAACAACTTATTCATATTAGCTTTCCCTAGTGTGATCAACCGAGTCGACTGTTCCAAGCACCAACACCCACCAAGATCTACCTAAGAATGAAATTTACAAGCCATATGTTGTTGCTAAAAATCTTTTCATTCCTAGCTTTCAAAACCCAGcaaagcaaagaaaatggtcaCGTCACGTTGCTGCAATTGAGAGGCAAACCAGTCCTAACAAGAGTTACTATAACtaataagaaaaatagcaaCAAAGTAAGTTCATATCTCTCTAGATTTTTGGCAATCACGAAACAAATGATTCAAATCCTCCAAAATCGCATCGTACCGAGTACAAACTACTTAGGTAACAAAATGACTACAAAATTGTTTGGCGTTTGTTTGGCAAAACATCCCTACAAAccaaccaaaagaaaaaacGTACCTCTTACAAAGCAGAACTGCAAAAATGGTAGtgtctgtttggttttcagttaggAAGTAGAGTATGTTTGAAGCATTGAAATTCAAGATCACGATTTCCAATGCACATTCAGCTAACAGAATGCACTTGTTGGGTTGAGTGAatgtgctttcacattcacccaaCTGAAAATCAAACAGGCTCGTAGATGTTTGCAAACTACTAATAACAGAATTATTTTTCTAGCaactaaattaattttaatttaaattacaaaatctgaatatccattttttttttgaaaatttcagaaaaatacttgaatcatatattttttaatgtcTTTGATATTTTATCTAATCTTACCAAACattgaaagagaaagaaagaaaatgcacATGGTATACTAGTAGGTGGagcaatgatatatacacacctcactttcttttccatctcatttccacacatttttcttcatatctctctctgcatttcctatcacatcacaaatcatatcactcattactttcttttttcttcttctttacgtgaggtggaggtggaaatggTTTGTTAAGATAACATTATTGCTAGTAGGTGAGTGGGAGTTATGATGATTGATTTAGGGATGTTGAAATCACACTTTACCTTAATATATCCCTTTTTTCCATTTATAATCCTCCCACtccctcttctctttctctttcaccACCGCAATACACCACACGTCCACACCGCTCTGTTCCCCTCCATTGCTCCACTCTCACATTTCCTTCTTCTCTCATCTCACATGTGGCCACCCTGGTTGAGCTCACCGAGCAGGTTCCACAACTCGCCTTCACCCTCACCGTCGCCGTCACCGTCACCGTCGCATCCGCATTCTCGTGCCCGCTCCACCAGCTTCTCCTGCTCTTCCTTCAAAGACATTCAAAGCCTCCTCGAAGATAACCCCGAACCAGAACCCCCCAAATCCCCCTCCACCTCCCTCTTCCGCCGCATCCGCATCTCCACCGCCGTCCTCCGCGCCTGGGGCGCCCCACGCGCCGCCGCAGTCACACTCCCTCCAGGCCTCGACCAGCGCGTGGTCGTCTACTTCACCAGCCTCCGCGTCGTCCGCCGCACCTTCGACGACTGCAAAACCGTCCGATCCATCCTCCGCGGCCTCCGCGTCGCCGTCGACGAGCGCGACGTCTCCATCGACGACCGGTTCCTCGACGAGCTCCACGGGATCCTCGGCCGCCGCAGTGTTACACTCCCAAAGGTCTTCGTCGGCGGCATCTGCGTCGGCGGCGCCGACGATGTACGGCAGATGCACGAGAGCGGCGAGCTGCAGCGTTTGATCGAACGGTTGCCAAGGTCGAATCAGAAAGGTTGTGATTGCTGTGGAGGGCTCAGATTCGTCGTGTGTGATGAGTGTAGCGGAAGTCATAAAGTGTTCACGGAGAAGAACGGGTTCAGAAGCTGCTCATCTTGCAATGCCAACGGCTTGATCAGGTGCCCTGCATGTTTCTTCGTGCTCCCGCGTCACACCAGatagttacactctctctctctttctcttattTAGTTACAGCTCACAAACAACTCAGCTATAAGAGACATAGAGAATGGGAATGAATTAACTATTGTGCTTAATAACTGTATAATCAAGTTAGTTTAATCATctagtatta
This is a stretch of genomic DNA from Lotus japonicus ecotype B-129 chromosome 1, LjGifu_v1.2. It encodes these proteins:
- the LOC130733561 gene encoding sister chromatid cohesion 1 protein 1; amino-acid sequence: MFYSHQLLARKAPLGQIWMAATMHAKLNRRKLDKLNIIKICEEILNPSIPMALRLSGILMGGVVIVYERKVKLLYDDVTRFLVEINEAWKVKTLPVPDPNMLPKGKSQAKKEAITLPENQEINVGEIEQSLNYSNTATGMAFQHSAYFTMRLDTVDVDEPYTGNGAREDEDPSGHLHQAAAENITLFERFESFQANEELYNRFERFDIEGDEETRLNATSGDYTQIPTTLIPSPPHQDDPKRDDIIQDQDQEHPVIQQNEEKEVKKEPRRRGPAKRKRGQPEANTMDYEHTIIPVHLYQHWLQNASDIVTRRGRKKKRTDIMASTKVADLMKIPPVVLICNLFTPENKDIYYPAPLIDLWVKSTEPPHDSPSERVSAHHPPEPSFSSPPARHNEDFVPFEDFDNRLDSQFLVPPIEKLRNNEQDTEILMDELRANLGHGLRVPETTPHVSSGKSGVSVHSFLGSVSEHGLSSHSGADKGRFTKKRRSSSGNSSVGLEPVAENANFKLARLSEVGDPTPDQELLVETGPTQKTQVNINHPNDKIADSIQAQMRAHFSTPGAPQVESLDILAAGMTRKSAALFFYQTCVLATRGALKVVQKEPYAEILISRGSKM
- the LOC130733562 gene encoding uncharacterized protein At3g28850-like produces the protein MWPPWLSSPSRFHNSPSPSPSPSPSPSHPHSRARSTSFSCSSFKDIQSLLEDNPEPEPPKSPSTSLFRRIRISTAVLRAWGAPRAAAVTLPPGLDQRVVVYFTSLRVVRRTFDDCKTVRSILRGLRVAVDERDVSIDDRFLDELHGILGRRSVTLPKVFVGGICVGGADDVRQMHESGELQRLIERLPRSNQKGCDCCGGLRFVVCDECSGSHKVFTEKNGFRSCSSCNANGLIRCPACFFVLPRHTR